Genomic segment of Bartonella bacilliformis KC583:
ACTAAGACTTATAGAATCAATTAAAAACAGATCATTAGTTAACCGGTGTATTTTAAAAACCTCTGATAAATTGCATCAAAAAAGACTGATCTTTACTACTGGTTGGCGTTGTTTGTGTGATGAAATCAAATACCCGACCGTCTTGTAAGCCATAATTAGCTATTCTTTCAACTTGATTATTGTTATCAAAGTAAATAGCCAAAACCTTACGATCAACGATTTTAGTTTTCATGAATTGCATTCTACGGTATCGAATTTGTGAAATATAATAAAAAACCTCATTATCATATTTTGCTTTTAAGGAGGGAGATCCTAGAGATAGAAGAACCTGCTCCTGACTTGATCCAATAGAGATGGAATCAAGAGCACTTTGATCAAGAATATAACCTTCCTTATAAACTTGGCTCAAGTTCAG
This window contains:
- a CDS encoding outer membrane protein assembly factor BamE, producing MSLFQTPNIAAKCKLLIAPLIASLVVLSGCSYSNSLNLSQVYKEGYILDQSALDSISIGSSQEQVLLSLGSPSLKAKYDNEVFYYISQIRYRRMQFMKTKIVDRKVLAIYFDNNNQVERIANYGLQDGRVFDFITQTTPTSSKDQSFLMQFIRGF